The Tolypothrix sp. NIES-4075 DNA segment GTGTGGAATTAACCCTGTATAATATAGCTCAACAAATGATCCAGCGGGGTCATGAAGTGCAAATCGTCGCTCCCGCAGGTTCGACATGGGATAATCTACCTTTAGTGCAAATTCCTGGTAATTTACAGATTATTGCCCAAAGCCAAGAACGCACAGACCCGGTTATGATGCCAGAAAATTCTGTTTTGGCAAATATGTGGGATTATGCTCGTCAGGTTCAAACTGATTATGACTTGATTGTAAATTTTGCTTACGATTGGTTGCCATTTTACCTGACACCATTTTTCACTCGTCCTGTTGCCCACTTAGTCAGTATGGGTTCACTCAATGACGCCCTAGACGAGATTATAAAACAAGTTGCAGAACATTTTCCTCTTACAATTGGCTTTCATACTCAAGTACAAGCTGAAACTTTTGACCTTGAACAACCGTATTATTGTTTGAGTAATGGAATTGATTTATCACTTTATCGATTTTGCGATCGCCCAAAACAACAATTAGCCTGGTTAGGTCGAATTGCCCCAGAAAAAGGTTTAGCAGATGCAGTCGCAGTCGCGCAAATTACTCAAATTCCCTTAAAAATTATGGGTAAAATTCAAGATGAATTATACTGGCAGCAGATTTGTGAAAATTACCCAAATGATATGTTTGAATATCTGGGATTTTTATCAACAAATGAAATGCAACAGGTATTAGGTGAGTGTCGGGCATTATTAATGACACCCCATTGGGTCGAAGCTTTCGGCAATGTCGTAATTGAAAGTTTAGCTTGTGGAGTGCCTGTAATATCTTATCGTCGCGGGGGACCTGCGGAAAT contains these protein-coding regions:
- a CDS encoding glycosyltransferase family 4 protein, translated to MKLLFVSTSVGPLGTGLGGGVELTLYNIAQQMIQRGHEVQIVAPAGSTWDNLPLVQIPGNLQIIAQSQERTDPVMMPENSVLANMWDYARQVQTDYDLIVNFAYDWLPFYLTPFFTRPVAHLVSMGSLNDALDEIIKQVAEHFPLTIGFHTQVQAETFDLEQPYYCLSNGIDLSLYRFCDRPKQQLAWLGRIAPEKGLADAVAVAQITQIPLKIMGKIQDELYWQQICENYPNDMFEYLGFLSTNEMQQVLGECRALLMTPHWVEAFGNVVIESLACGVPVISYRRGGPAEIIQDGKTGFLVEPDSISELVNATHRLDEINRQNCRADAEAEFSLEALGSRFEKWFKEVIGNW